A single region of the Brachypodium distachyon strain Bd21 chromosome 3, Brachypodium_distachyon_v3.0, whole genome shotgun sequence genome encodes:
- the LOC100840925 gene encoding aluminum-activated malate transporter 10, translated as MDAAARDAHNGLEWRVTVPEGATVTVEYEAGPAARAWAWLASCVAMFGTKVSGFGKKAWKIGADDPRKAVHGLKVGLALTLVSVFYYTRPLYDGVGGAAMWAIMTVVVIFEYTVGGSVYKGFNRAIATASAGVIALGVNWVASKSGDKLEPVITCGSLFILAAAATFSRFIPTVKARFDYGVTIFILTYSLVAVSGYRVDELAALAQQRLVTIAIGIFICLAVCVLIWPVWAGQELHLLAVRNMEKLADAVEGCVEDYFSDADADAAKRARVSSSKSEGYKCVLNSKASEDSQANLARWEPAHGKFGFRHPYGQYAKLGAAMRHCAYCVETLNSCVGADVQAPEHVKRLLGDVCTRLGVQCGRVLREASSSFAEMTVSRTLDFVVADMNTAVHELQGDLRELPVSLAKESAAGSASLIDAMPLFTVASLLVEISARVETVVDAVDTMASLASFKDDDADDKKEETEMKIHPLNESDSDEPPERKTTKPLAGQA; from the exons atggacgccgccgcgaGGGACGCGCATAATGGTCTGGAATGGCGGGTGACGGTGCCAGAAGGCGCGACGGTGACGGTGGAGTACGAGGCCGGCCCGGCGGCCAGGGCGTGGGCATGGCTGGCCTCCTGCGTGGCCATGTTCGGAACCAAGGTGTCCGGCTTCGGCAAGAAGGCCTGGAAAATTGGCGCGGATGATCCTCGGAAGGCGGTGCATGGCCTCAAAGTAGGCCTGGCTCTCACCCTCGTCTCCGTCTTTTACTACACCAGGCCGCTGTACGATGGCGTCGGCGGGGCTGCCATGTGGGCCATCATGACAGTCGTCGTGATCTTCGAGTACACTGTTG GTGGCAGCGTGTACAAGGGGTTCAACAGAGCCATCGCGACGGCGAGCGCAGGCGTGATCGCGCTCGGCGTGAACTGGGTGGCGAGCAAGTCTGGCGACAAGCTCGAGCCAGTCATCACCTGTGGTTCCCTCTTTATCCTTG CTGCGGCAGCTACCTTCTCACGGTTCATACCGACGGTGAAGGCACGGTTCGACTATGGCGTGACCATCTTCATCCTTACGTACAGTCTTGTGGCCGTGTCCGGGTACCGCGTGGACGAgctggcggcgctggcgcAGCAGCGGCTAGTCACCATCGCCATCGGCATTTTCATCTGCCTCGCCGTCTGCGTGCTCATCTGGCCCGTGTGGGCCGGCCAGGAGCTGCACCTCCTCGCCGTGCGCAACATGGAGAAGCTTGCGGACGCCGTGGAGGGCTGCGTCGAGGACTACTTCTCCGACGCCGATGCCGACGCCGCGAAGCGCGCGCGGGTGTCCAGCAGCAAGTCGGAGGGGTACAAGTGCGTGCTCAACTCCAAGGCGTCCGAGGACTCACAGGCCAACCTGGCGCGTTGGGAACCCGCGCACGGCAAGTTCGGCTTTCGCCACCCCTACGGCCAGTACGCCAAGCTCGGCGCCGCCATGCGTCACTGCGCCTATTGCGTGGAGACGCTCAACAGCTGCGTGGGTGCGGACGTCCAGGCCCCCGAGCACGTGAAGCGGCTCCTTGGGGACGTGTGCACGAGGCTCGGCGTGCAGTGCGGGCGGGTGCTCAGGGAGGCATCCAGCTCCTTTGCCGAGATGACGGTCTCACGGACGCTGGACTTCGTCGTGGCCGACATGAACACGGCCGTGCACGAGCTGCAGGGTGACCTGCGTGAGCTCCCGGTCAGCCTGGCCAAGGAATCAGCAGCCGGGTCGGCGTCGCTGATCGATGCCATGCCGCTCTTCACCGTGGCGTCACTGCTGGTAGAGATATCCGCGAGGGTCGAGACCGTCGTGGACGCCGTCGACACCATGGCCAGCCTCGCAAGCTTTAAGGACGATGATGCCGACgacaaaaaggaagaaaccgAGATGAAAATACACCCGTTGAACGAGTCGGATTCCGACGAGCCACCTGAAAGAAAGACAACCAAGCCCCTTGCTGGACAGGCTTAA
- the LOC100846731 gene encoding aluminum-activated malate transporter 10, whose product MDGTKEAQQNAGEWQVTVPEGAEEQDAAAGDPVCKRSAWAWPMISCAAMFKCKVSGFRKMVWKIGEDDPRKTMYGIKVGIALALVSLFYYARPLYDGIGGRNVVWAIMTVVLVFEQTVGGSMYKGVNRTAGTISGTALALGLHWVASKSGKTLEPMVTTGSIFLLGAVAFSRFIPLVKSMFDYGVTVFIMTYSFVAVSGYRVEDLAMLALQRVSTISIGFFICFAVCVLIRPVWSGQELHLLTSRNMEKLADALEGCLEDYFFADADADVTKRAQVGSSKSDGYKCVLNSKASEDSQANLARWEPAHGRFGFSHPYEEYAKVGAAMRQCAYCVEALHGCMAPEQQQQAPDLLVGVYTKMGARCARVLREASSSLATMTTSRTLALAVADMDNAVRELKSDMRALPSKLLLLLAEEPTEASSIDAMALLPVTLMLIEIATRIKGVADAVSTLASIGGFKPADDDKTKIEMEVPPLKELDYSDASTVNLTTTIIERPLSRARNPSTDQQV is encoded by the exons ATGGACGGCACCAAGGAAGCGCAGCAGAATGCTGGGGAGTGGCAGGTAACCGTGCCAGAAGGCGCGGAGGAACAAGATGCTGCCGCCGGTGATCCGGTCTGCAAGAGGTCGGCATGGGCGTGGCCGATGATCTCTTGCGCGGCCATGTTCAAATGCAAGGTGTCTGGCTTCCGCAAGATGGTCTGGAAGATCGGTGAAGACGATCCTCGGAAGACCATGTACGGGATCAAGGTGGGCATCGCTCTCGCTCTGGTCTCCCTCTTCTATTACGCCAGGCCTCTGTACGACGGCATTGGCGGCCGGAACGTCGTGTGGGCCATCATGACAGTCGTGCTCGTCTTCGAGCAGACCGTTG GTGGTAGCATGTACAAAGGGGTTAACAGAACAGCCGGAACGATCAGCGGGACCGCGCTTGCGCTCGGCCTGCACTGGGTGGCCAGCAAATCCGGCAAAACGCTTGAGCCGATGGTCACCACCGGCTCCATCTTTCTGCTCG GCGCAGTGGCGTTCTCGCGATTCATACCGTTGGTGAAGTCGATGTTCGACTACGGCGTGACGGTCTTCATCATGACGTACAGCTTCGTGGCCGTGTCCGGGTACCGCGTGGAGGACCTGGCGATGCTGGCGCTGCAACGGGTATCCACCATCTCCATCGGCTTCTTCATCTGCTTCGCCGTGTGTGTGCTCATCCGCCCCGTCTGGTCCGGCCAGGAGCTGCACCTCCTGACGTCCCGCAACATGGAGAAGCTCGCGGACGCCCTCGAGGGCTGCCTCGAGGACTATTTCTtcgccgatgccgatgccgatgtcACGAAGCGCGCGCAGGTGGGCAGCAGCAAGTCGGACGGGTACAAGTGCGTGCTCAACTCCAAGGCGTCCGAGGACTCGCAGGCCAACCTTGCGCGTTGGGAGCCCGCGCACGGGAGATTCGGCTTCAGCCACCCCTACGAGGAGTACGCCAAGGTCGGCGCCGCCATGCGCCAGTGCGCCTACTGCGTCGAGGCGCTCCACGGCTGCATGGCGCccgagcagcagcaacaagccCCGGATCTCCTTGTCGGCGTGTACACCAAGATGGGCGCGCGGTGCGCGCGGGTGCTCAGGGAGGCGTCGAGCTCCCTGGCCACGATGACCACCTCCCGGACGCTGGCGCTCGCCGTGGCTGACATGGACAACGCCGTGCGCGAGCTGAAGAGCGACATGAGAGCGCTCCCGtccaagctgctgctgctgctggcagAGGAACCGACAGAGGCATCGTCGATAGATGCCATGGCGCTGCTACCGGTGACGTTGATGCTCATAGAGATTGCCACGAGGATCAAAGGAGTCGCCGACGCCGTCAGCACGCTCGCGAGCATCGGGGGATTTAAACCGGCCGATGATGACAAGACAAAAATTGAGATGGAAGTGCCGCCTTTGAAAGAACTGGATTATTCTGACGCGTCAACGGTGAATCTAACAACCACGATCATCGAACGGCCTCTGAGCAGAGCACGGAATCCTTCGACTGATCAACAAGTCTAA